One Heterodontus francisci isolate sHetFra1 chromosome 3, sHetFra1.hap1, whole genome shotgun sequence DNA window includes the following coding sequences:
- the LOC137359943 gene encoding collagen alpha-1(X) chain-like, whose protein sequence is MALRESGALLLLLSVTLVNGLGYYRYNNAHNPTGYRNRDRSSESSEENRTPVISGPRVRWHRGPVGPPGPRGLPGPPGYPGKSGAGIPGPAGPPGQSGPPGLPGIGKHGIPGAPGKPGERGFPGSKGSMGPHGMQGQKGFPGPRGYPGPTGLSIPGKPGPPGPAGSSGATGPPGEKGEQGYPGHIGAKGEKGVGIPGRPGGRGPPGLPGPQGIRGEPGYGKPGAPGHSGPQGEKGEKGTAGPPGYSGEPGQRGLPGLPGPSGIGKPGEDGTPGLPGPPGLKGPPGLQGLQGAPGLPGFGRPGLPGLKGDPGTPGLAGYPGEKGEKGAPGNPGSSGMLGPSGPPGPSGLRGATGPPGAPGVKGEQGARGAQGYPGSKGEIGPGGAPGKSGVPGEPGAPGAEGPRGLPGQKGAIGPVGPLGKVGDNGLPGLPGPPGFPGEGGLIGPAGPPGPRGLPGFQGPPGYPGEKGDPGPEGPPGPPGRFSGLHAKESQGPPGPPGESGPPGPPGLPGPPGPPGEIVQPGKYGGYNGYVTPGVINSYPAFTAILSESFPAVRQPIAFNKIVANQNNNYNPSTGIFTCEIPGIYQFFYHIQVKGGNVWVGLFKNNEPVMYTYDDYTEGYVDQASGSAIIQLHVNDQVYVQLPSEESNGLYSSDYMHSSFSGFLISQTF, encoded by the exons ATGGCTCTAAGAGAGAGTGGTGCCCTTCTGTTGCTATTGTCTGTTACCTTGGTCAATGGACTTGGATATTATAGATATAATAATGCACATAATCCTACTG GTTATCGAAACAGAGACAGAAGTTCAGAAAGTTCAGAAGAAAATCGAACACCCGTTATCTCTGGTCCCAGAG TTAGATGGCATCGCGGACCAGTAGGTCCTCCAGGGCCACGAGGTCTACCAGGTCCACCCGGATACCCAGGAAAATCAGGTGCTGGCATTCCAGGACCAGCTGGTCCTCCAGGGCAGTCAGGACCACCAGGGCTGCCAGGCATTGGAAAGCATGGTATTCCAGGAGCACCAGGAAAGCCAGGTGAAAGAGGATTTCCTGGATCAAAAGGCAGCATGGGACCACATGGGATGCAAGGACAGAAAGGTTTTCCAGGGCCAAGAGGATATCCTGGGCCAACTGGATTGTCAATTCCTGGTAAACCGGGTCCACCAGGGCCAGCAGGTTCTTCAGGAGCAACAGGACCACCTGGAGAAAAAGGAGAACAAGGGTATCCTGGCCATATTGGTGCAAAGGGAGAAAAAGGAGTTGGAATTCCAGGGCGTCCAGGTGGAAGAGGTCCTCCAGGATTACCAGGGCCACAGGGAATCCGTGGTGAACCAGGATATGGAAAACCAGGAGCCCCTGGCCATTCTGGTCCACAAGGAGAAAAAGGTGAAAAAGGCACAGCAGGTCCACCTGGATATTCCGGTGAACCAGGTCAGAGAGGCCTTCCAGGACTACCTGGGCCATCAGGAATTGGAAAGCCTGGAGAAGATGGCACACCAGGGTTGCCAGGACCGCCTGGACTCAAGGGCCCTCCTGGTCTACAAGGTTTACAAGGTGCACCTGGACTTCCTGGTTTTGGAAGACCAGGTTTACCAGGACTTAAAGGGGACCCCGGTACCCCAGGTCTGGCTGGATACCCTGGAGAGAAAGGAGAAAAAGGTGCACCGGGCAATCCAGGGAGCTCGGGAATGTTAGGGCCATCTGGTCCCCCTGGGCCATCAGGTCTAAGAGGTGCAACTGGTCCACCAGGTGCACCAGGAGTAAAAGGGGAACAAGGTGCAAGAGGTGCACAAGGGTATCCAGGATCAAAGGGCGAAATAGGCCCAGGAGGTGCCCCAGGAAAATCAGGAGTTCCAGGAGAACCTGGTGCACCAGGTGCAGAAGGACCAAGGGGATTACCTGGCCAAAAAGGTGCTATCGGACCTGTTGGGCCACTTGGTAAAGTAGGTGATAACGGTCTTCCAGGTCTTCCAGGTCCACCAGGATTCCCAGGTGAAGGTGGATTAATTGGACCTGCTGGACCACCAGGTCCACGTGGTCTGCCTGGATTTCAAGGTCCACCAGGATATCCTGGAGAAAAAGGAGATCCAGGACCTGAAGGCCCACCTGGACCTCCAGGTCGCTTTTCTGGCCTTCATGCAAAAGAGTCTCAGGGACCACCAGGGCCTCCAGGAGAAAGTGGCCCCCCAGGTCCACCTGGACTCCCTGGTCCACCAGGGCCCCCAGGAGAAATTGTACAACCAGGAAAATATGGAGGCTATAATGGTTATGTAACACCAGGAGTCATTAATTCGTATCCAGCTTTCACAGCCATTCTTTCAGAATCTTTTCCAGCTGTAAGACAGCCAATAGCGTTTAACAAAATAGTAGCCAATCAAAATAATAATTATAATCCATCAACTGGGATATTTACATGTGAAATACCAGGCATCTATCAATTTTTTTACCATATACAAGTCAAAGGAGGAAATGTTTGGGTTGGACTATTCAAAAATAATGAACCAGTAATGTACACATATGATGACTATACAGAAGGTTATGTTGATCAAGCCTCAGGAAGTGCTATAATACAGTTACATGTAAATGACCAGGTTTATGTTCAGTTACCTTCAGAAGAGTCTAATGGTTTATATTCCTCTGATTATATGCATTCATCCTTCTCTGGGTTTTTAATTAGTCAAACTTTTTGA